In Bacillales bacterium, one DNA window encodes the following:
- the paaA gene encoding 1,2-phenylacetyl-CoA epoxidase subunit PaaA: MTLNIRDTEAVKEKVEEALFDRLSEEEKYEHFMNRINNDEKIEADDWMPDDYRNGLIKLISMHGVSEIMGALPEKEWVPKAPTLNRKLAIMAKVQDEMGHGQLILRVAEDLMKPLGKTREDVLQDLFSKRLKFHNVFHMDAPTWGDAAVIAWLVDGAAILSQTNMLKTSYGPYGRALKRVCQEESFHEKHGESLTLSLAEGTEYQRKMLQDAINRWWESLLMFFGPASAKDTGSSNVDTNIKYKLREKDNEQLRQAFFDKYIPKIHMLGFTVPDETLHYDESAETWVYQGPDWKKFKEIVTGHGPRSQSRLDLRAKSYESTRWVREALATVKTKAV; the protein is encoded by the coding sequence ATGACGTTAAATATACGTGATACAGAGGCGGTGAAAGAAAAAGTGGAAGAAGCTCTGTTTGATCGCTTGAGCGAGGAAGAGAAATACGAGCATTTCATGAACCGGATCAACAACGACGAAAAGATCGAGGCGGACGACTGGATGCCCGATGATTACCGGAACGGCTTAATCAAGTTGATTTCGATGCACGGCGTGAGCGAAATAATGGGCGCGCTGCCGGAAAAAGAATGGGTGCCGAAGGCGCCGACGTTAAACCGGAAGCTGGCCATTATGGCAAAGGTGCAAGACGAAATGGGACACGGGCAGCTCATTTTGCGTGTGGCGGAAGATTTGATGAAGCCGCTCGGCAAAACGCGCGAAGATGTTTTACAAGATTTGTTCAGCAAACGATTAAAGTTTCATAATGTCTTTCACATGGACGCGCCGACGTGGGGAGACGCGGCGGTCATTGCCTGGCTCGTGGACGGGGCGGCAATTTTATCGCAAACGAATATGTTGAAAACGTCCTATGGTCCGTACGGAAGGGCGTTGAAACGTGTCTGTCAGGAAGAATCATTCCACGAAAAGCACGGCGAAAGCTTGACGCTGTCGCTTGCGGAAGGAACGGAATATCAGCGCAAGATGCTGCAGGATGCCATTAATCGCTGGTGGGAGTCGCTCCTCATGTTTTTCGGGCCGGCATCGGCGAAAGATACCGGTTCGTCCAACGTCGATACGAACATTAAATATAAGCTGCGCGAAAAAGACAACGAGCAGCTGCGGCAAGCGTTTTTTGACAAATATATTCCGAAAATTCACATGCTCGGGTTTACGGTTCCGGATGAAACTTTGCATTACGATGAGTCGGCTGAAACATGGGTGTATCAAGGGCCGGATTGGAAAAAATTCAAGGAGATTGTCACCGGTCATGGTCCGCGTTCCCAGTCGCGGCTCGATTTGCGGGCCAAATCGTACGAAAGTACGCGCTGGGTGCGGGAAGCGCTTGCGACAGTTAAGACGAAAGCCGTTTAA
- the paaC gene encoding 1,2-phenylacetyl-CoA epoxidase subunit PaaC: protein MSDFLKADADNEALIELLYQLADDDFIHAHRGSEWLGLAPHIEEDVAFSSINQDTMGHAVMYFRLLEELGEGKIDDISHLRGPEHYRNAVILERKNGPGEYIEKPEYDWAFTVVRHLFYDTAKKIRLDSLKQSRYEPLAVAARKIVTEQYYHLLHWQLWFKQLMTSTDTAREKMEAAIAKVWADFGGMLTFGPRGEEMAAAGLIESEALLEKRWLKKIETLFREVDYPMPGDAPGMQHGNGRNGEHTEDLPHALNTLSAVYKSDEQAKAW from the coding sequence GTGAGCGATTTTCTCAAGGCGGATGCCGACAACGAAGCGCTGATCGAACTTTTGTATCAGCTTGCCGACGACGATTTCATCCATGCTCACCGCGGTTCTGAATGGCTCGGGCTTGCGCCGCACATTGAGGAGGACGTCGCGTTTTCTTCGATCAATCAAGATACGATGGGTCACGCGGTGATGTATTTTCGGCTGCTCGAAGAGCTTGGTGAAGGAAAAATCGACGATATCAGCCATTTGCGCGGACCAGAGCATTATCGCAACGCGGTCATACTCGAGCGAAAGAACGGGCCCGGCGAATATATTGAAAAACCGGAGTACGATTGGGCGTTCACCGTCGTCCGCCATCTTTTTTACGATACGGCGAAGAAAATCCGTCTCGATTCGCTGAAGCAATCCCGTTACGAACCGCTTGCCGTAGCGGCGAGGAAGATTGTCACCGAACAATATTATCATCTTTTGCACTGGCAGCTTTGGTTCAAGCAGCTTATGACGAGCACGGACACAGCCCGTGAAAAAATGGAAGCGGCAATCGCAAAGGTTTGGGCTGATTTCGGCGGTATGCTGACGTTCGGGCCGCGGGGCGAGGAAATGGCTGCGGCGGGATTGATTGAAAGCGAAGCGCTGCTTGAAAAACGATGGTTGAAGAAAATTGAAACTTTGTTTCGGGAGGTCGATTATCCCATGCCAGGCGATGCGCCGGGAATGCAACACGGAAACGGGCGAAACGGAGAACATACGGAGGATTTGCCGCATGCGCTCAATACGCTTTCTGCCGTATACAAGTCGGATGAGCAGGCAAAAGCCTGGTAA
- the paaD gene encoding 1,2-phenylacetyl-CoA epoxidase subunit PaaD: MDDAVQEVKKALETVTDPELPCINIVDLGMLEAVEMSGGTVTIRLLPTFSGCPALDMIKNDVLRAVREVAAGVEGVSDVHVEFVYDPPWTTDRISAQGKENLKTFGVAPPPAEHVEGEPWKVDCPYCGSPYTTMENIFGPTACRSILYCTHCKNPFEAMKPVANW, translated from the coding sequence GTGGACGATGCCGTGCAAGAAGTGAAAAAAGCGTTGGAGACGGTCACGGATCCGGAATTGCCGTGCATCAACATCGTTGATCTTGGGATGTTGGAAGCTGTTGAAATGAGCGGCGGAACGGTCACGATCCGGCTGCTGCCGACATTCAGCGGCTGTCCGGCGCTTGATATGATCAAGAATGATGTGCTGCGAGCGGTGAGGGAAGTCGCAGCGGGAGTCGAAGGCGTTTCGGATGTGCACGTCGAGTTCGTGTATGATCCGCCGTGGACAACGGACCGTATCAGCGCGCAAGGGAAGGAAAACTTGAAGACGTTCGGGGTTGCACCGCCCCCGGCCGAACATGTCGAAGGGGAACCTTGGAAAGTCGATTGTCCGTATTGCGGGTCGCCTTATACGACGATGGAAAACATCTTCGGGCCGACCGCTTGCCGCAGCATTTTATATTGCACGCATTGCAAAAATCCATTCGAAGCGATGAAACCGGTCGCGAATTGGTAA
- a CDS encoding enoyl-CoA hydratase-related protein: protein MDTIKRTVEDGVAWITMNRPDKLNAFNKQMHAELKETLKQVKKDNEVRAVVLTGEGRAFCSGQDLADVGEDADFSEILRKRYNPLIESITSLEKPVIAAVNGTAAGAGMSLALACDFRLAHEKASFIEAFINIGLVPDSGSLYFLPRLVGHAKAMELAVLGEKVRADEAEKLGLVTKVIPDAEWEEAVKAFAERLANMPTKAIGLIKRYMNKSWENDLSEVLENEADAQQIAGYSADYKEGVQAFLEKRKPKFTGK, encoded by the coding sequence ATGGATACGATCAAACGGACAGTTGAAGACGGCGTCGCTTGGATCACGATGAACCGGCCGGATAAACTGAACGCTTTCAACAAACAAATGCATGCCGAGTTGAAAGAGACACTGAAACAAGTGAAAAAAGATAACGAAGTGCGCGCCGTCGTGCTTACAGGTGAAGGACGTGCGTTTTGCTCCGGACAAGATTTGGCCGACGTCGGTGAAGATGCGGATTTCTCTGAGATTTTGCGGAAGCGATACAATCCGCTCATTGAATCGATCACATCGCTGGAAAAACCGGTGATTGCGGCAGTCAACGGTACTGCGGCAGGCGCGGGCATGAGCTTGGCGTTGGCTTGCGACTTCCGTCTCGCCCACGAGAAAGCGAGCTTCATCGAAGCTTTCATCAATATCGGTCTTGTCCCGGATTCCGGCAGCTTATATTTCCTGCCGCGCCTCGTTGGGCATGCGAAAGCGATGGAACTTGCCGTTCTCGGGGAGAAAGTGCGCGCCGATGAGGCGGAAAAGCTCGGCCTTGTGACGAAAGTCATTCCGGATGCCGAGTGGGAGGAAGCGGTAAAGGCATTTGCTGAGCGGCTGGCGAACATGCCGACGAAAGCAATCGGACTCATTAAACGTTATATGAACAAGAGCTGGGAGAACGATTTAAGCGAAGTGCTCGAAAATGAGGCGGATGCGCAGCAAATCGCCGGGTACTCGGCGGATTATAAAGAAGGCGTGCAAGCGTTTTTGGAGAAAAGAAAACCGAAGTTCACGGGAAAATAA
- a CDS encoding EthD family reductase has translation MTKLIALYRQPEDCKKFDDHYYGTHTPIVKKIPGLRKTEVTKIIGSPRGESPYYLLCEMYFDDEDSLNHAMTSEEMKASSKDLMSFAGELVTMMVGEEVHV, from the coding sequence GTGACGAAGTTGATTGCACTGTACCGTCAACCAGAAGATTGCAAGAAGTTCGATGATCATTATTACGGCACACATACGCCGATCGTCAAGAAAATCCCGGGTCTCCGCAAAACAGAAGTGACGAAAATTATTGGGTCGCCGCGCGGAGAAAGTCCTTATTATTTGTTATGTGAAATGTACTTTGACGACGAGGATTCGTTGAATCATGCGATGACGTCCGAAGAAATGAAAGCGTCTTCAAAAGACTTAATGTCGTTTGCCGGCGAGCTCGTTACCATGATGGTTGGGGAGGAAGTTCATGTTTGA
- a CDS encoding enoyl-CoA hydratase-related protein: MFDFIQTRKSRGVGIVELNRPNVLNAINQQMVKEIVQVLETYDRDDEVRAIVLQGAGRAFAAGADINEMADVGAVEMEILDQFAVWDRIHLVKKPLICAVQGFAFGGGFELALSCDMIIAAEDAKFAFPEVNIGVMPGAGGTQMLTKAMGRRKAIEWLWTGEPMTAKEAHHYGVVNRLVAREVLHSETLKFAEKLAQKPPLSLRMIKEAVKKAVDQPLHEGMLFERKNFSLLFASNDQKEGMQAFLEKRKPDFKGE, translated from the coding sequence ATGTTTGATTTTATCCAGACGCGCAAGAGCAGAGGCGTCGGAATCGTTGAGCTGAACCGCCCGAACGTGCTGAATGCGATCAATCAGCAAATGGTGAAAGAAATCGTCCAGGTGCTCGAAACGTACGACCGGGATGACGAAGTTCGTGCGATCGTGCTGCAAGGTGCCGGACGGGCGTTTGCTGCGGGGGCGGACATTAATGAAATGGCCGACGTCGGAGCGGTGGAAATGGAGATTCTCGACCAGTTTGCCGTTTGGGACCGGATTCATCTTGTAAAAAAACCGTTGATTTGTGCGGTACAAGGCTTTGCGTTCGGCGGCGGATTTGAGCTGGCGTTGAGCTGTGACATGATTATCGCGGCAGAAGATGCGAAATTTGCTTTTCCGGAAGTCAACATCGGTGTCATGCCGGGGGCAGGCGGCACGCAAATGCTGACGAAAGCGATGGGGCGCCGGAAGGCGATCGAATGGCTTTGGACCGGTGAACCGATGACGGCGAAAGAAGCGCATCATTACGGGGTCGTGAACCGTCTCGTTGCGCGCGAAGTTTTACATTCAGAAACGTTAAAATTTGCCGAAAAACTGGCGCAAAAACCGCCGTTGTCTTTGCGCATGATCAAGGAAGCGGTGAAAAAAGCGGTCGATCAACCGCTGCATGAAGGCATGTTGTTCGAAAGGAAAAACTTTTCGCTTTTGTTTGCCTCGAACGATCAGAAAGAAGGCATGCAGGCCTTTCTTGAAAAACGAAAACCGGATTTCAAAGGGGAGTAG
- the paaB gene encoding 1,2-phenylacetyl-CoA epoxidase subunit PaaB, giving the protein MSGESSEKPFYEEFEVFSRKKDTTPMQYQFSLLAPNHDMAMTMAKENFFRREIPNDIWVVKRSDIRKMTQSEREAMQRLDKPYRETKGYTDLVQRWRNFRKAYEQKEGEEA; this is encoded by the coding sequence ATGAGCGGGGAAAGCAGCGAAAAGCCATTTTATGAAGAATTTGAAGTGTTCAGCCGGAAGAAGGACACGACGCCGATGCAATACCAATTCAGCTTGCTGGCGCCGAACCACGACATGGCGATGACGATGGCGAAAGAAAACTTTTTTCGCCGCGAAATTCCGAACGACATTTGGGTTGTTAAACGCAGCGACATTCGCAAGATGACACAGAGCGAGCGGGAAGCGATGCAACGACTCGACAAACCATATCGGGAAACGAAAGGGTACACCGATCTCGTGCAACGATGGCGGAATTTCCGCAAAGCGTACGAGCAGAAAGAGGGGGAGGAAGCGTGA